A stretch of DNA from Saccharomycodes ludwigii strain NBRC 1722 chromosome I, whole genome shotgun sequence:
GCTAATACTATTGGCGCTATTAATAACGAAAATGTAAATAACAACGATACAAATGGTGCAGATGGTAGCAGTAGTATTTTAGGCACTAATAAATGCATAGTATATCTAGTTGACGTATATTTTCCACAGATTCAATTCCCCAATAACATTTCAATGGAGTTTATCAACGCATTGATTAGTTTAgatgaaaagaaatttgAGAAATATTATGTTAGTTTCATTGTTCAAATAGCATcatgaatatatatatatatatatatatatatgtgtgtgtgtttatgtttataagaatttttagtttattataagttattataaaaaagtaatTGTTCAATCAGCTACATTTTTGGCCTGAGGATAGATTGTAAAgtataacaataattaaatatttatgaaTAAAAGTGTAATTAGTGATGAATTAAATGTAACagttgatttaaaaatttatttatttttcttaacAGGGCAAATAACAACGAAGGGAGGAAATACAGGAAGGGAAGGGAAgtgaaaaaagagaagGGGGCGAAAAACTAAatgatatataaaagacGAAGTtaaataggaaaaaaataaaaaaaaaaaaagaaaatttttttcttttcttctgttgtatttatctttacttttgttcttatttgtttttttaatttctttttttaagtttacttttaatttactctcaagtatatataaaattaagtctgtaaagaaataataaatcattacaaaatttcaattaaaaataagcaatctaatcaatattatagaacattgatatatatatagataaccaaaaaaaaaaaaataaaaaaaaaaaggcaaaaCAACAAGTAAATAATGCGAGCACCTGAACTTAGTGATCCATCCATAATGCCTACTACAACTGCCACGTCCAATGCCAATGAAGACAATATAGTGGCGTTTTTAAATAGtatcaaacaaaaaaatcaattaaattttacaaCCACATCCTTATCAAAGGAACATGATTTTCTAACAAACGACTATAAACCTAAAGACTGTAAGAacaaagaatatatatatagtattAATGAATTATTGAACTTGAGAAATAATGTGTCCGAAAAGGGGTTGTTGGCGTGTAAAAGCAAATTGCCTATTAAGTCTTTTTGGAGATTAAAGCTGCGTCCTAACAACGACGTGTTATATTCTAATAATGgttataataacaacagtaATAAGCACTTCAGATATAATCCAACGCATGGCtctattaataacaatattaagCAAAAAAACCAGCGCCGTAGGAAATCGCATAGCAagtacaacaacaatagtaatggtaacaacaataacaataataacaatattagtGGTGGTAGTAATAACAGTACTGGTGGCAACAACAATACAAACGATTTTATGGGCGATTTTATGGGTGATAGCGAACTATTTCAAATTGAACAGGAAATACAAACAAGTGGAAATTCAATTgctgattttgaaaaatggaAGGCTAAAATGAAGGAATTGGATCGTAAAAAGAAGGGGTTGCCGgtattgaaaaatgaagaGTCGAGTGGTTcccataataatattaaaattaccGAACATGAAGAAGAATCGGATAAGGTGTCAGAATATAAATCCACTGGTTCAATTTcagatttttttaatttgaagAATGAATCCAGTAGTAATTTTGAAGAATTGGAGCCAACTAGGCAGCAAGGTCAACAACTTCACCATAATAAGAGTGCTTCGAGATTTTCCTCATTGTTTAATGCTTCTAAAAACACTGATACACTCGATATTACTCCACATGAAGACACCGTCTTATCTTCGCTTGGTAAAGACACATCTACTAACACTTCAACAATAGTGACAAACAATACTTCGCCAGCCTTAAGAGCCAGTTCCAGAATGCTCtcattttttgataatacaGAATCAactaaaacaaataataaggAGCCTGAAGAAAATGCTGGGAAACCTAGCCAACAgcaaaataactttttttttcagagCTTGTTAAACAAGGGGAAACATCAAAACGAAGAGGATACTTGTTCTGTTAATGACAAATCAGAAGATCTAGGATCAAAAACTCCCCTTTTCTCACATGTTGAAGGGTCCGAGCCAGATGTacatatcaataataacagtaaagatataaataattatggAAATATTACTGATAGGTCCAAAAATAATGtgaacaaaaacaataaaaatggtaaaaagAGTAGTAGTGATTATAATACTAAGGatactaataacaaagTGGCATTAAATAGCCAAACTGCCGAAAGCAACGAGGTTTTACCACCACCTGGAATATTTAATGGACCATCTGCGGACAACTTACTTAAGCGTAATATAGGCcctaataacaacaataataacaacaacaacgcGATTGGTAACAATCTTCCTTTGCCTCCACCAGGGTTTATGGGGTTTGGCCCCAATTTCTTTCCACCGGGTGCTACGCTCCCACCATATATTATGAATCCAACTGTTCCGCAGCAACAAATGGGGACAGTTCCTCAATTATCGCTGCCACAACCACAACAGCAGCAACCACAACCACagcattatcatcatcagaTGCCTTATCAGATGTCATTATTACCAATGCAACAGCTTCCACCTGGGCAATTTCCACCTAACTTTATGCCTATGCAATTCACtcctaataataaaatgtcTGGCATACCGCCTCCTATGGGATTTCAGAATTTTCCTCCCTCATATATAAGACAAgaacaacaagaacaacaagaacaacaagaacaacaacatcaaCAACATCAACAACAGTTTATGAGAACGTCTAAGGTACCtccaaataaaaagtagTTATACTTGGACaaagaacaaaatattaaatatatatatatatatatatgtaatgAGAATAATCGCATATTAAAATtgctttattattgatgctattatatagttttttttttttttttttttatcgtttttttttttttacattttcaATTAAGCTTAACCCTGAAGCGCATAATCAGCCCGTAACATGAATacaattttatcatttcattttcatcataTATGCATACATTTTACACTTAGTATAATTGAGACAATTGTAaagataaatttaataGCTGAATATGCTCATTGGTACCATTCGTCAATTTAGAGTCAGTATCAAATAGTAACCAATCAACTTTACTTTGCAAGTTGTCACTCTCTTCAGCTTtagtataataatcatataaTTGTGACACAACTGCCGATACACTCCATCCTTGCctaataaaatcattaacGAAGGTAATTATATACTGAACGTTCTTACTGGATATAGAttctattaatttttctaaataatTGTCTGGAATTACACCAGCTAATTCGTTAATTTGCGCCGAAGTTATTTCTCCAGTTCCATTACTAGTCATTTTGGAGGACGATTGTAATAGTGTAATTGCCTTTCTTAAATCTCCATcacatatttttaaaatttgaaagCATATACCATTCatatcatcattttcaaaatgtAACAATTCCTTAGTAGAAATATATGTCAATCTATCCAACGCATTCGTTTCATTTAATGGTTTAAACCTAAACTTGGTACATCTTGAAGCTAGCGGATCAATGATTCTGGTAACATAGTTACAAATTAGACAAAACCTGGTGACTGAAGAATAAGTTTCCATTGTTCTACGTAGTGCGCTCTGCGCATCTGACGTCATTGAATCGGCTTCATCTaggataataattttgtatGGAGGACAAGCATATTTAGCTAAATCATCATTTGTTGGCTTAGAAACGGTTAAACTGgcaaaatttttaactttttcacGAACGATGGAAATTCCTCGTTCATCGGACGCATTTAGTTCTAAAACACGTGATTTAATCAGTTTAGGGCCAAATAATTCTTTGGTCAAAGCTAAAATGGTTGAAGTTTTACCTGTACCTGGTGGACCATAAAATAACATGTGCGGCAAATTGGCTGATTTTAAAGATGTTTTTAAAACGGCAATTGCATGTTCCTGGGCTGTAACTTCATCCAAGTTGGAGGGCCTATATTTTTCAACCCATGgcttgttgctgttgtcTTGTATTCCTAGTGTGGTGGAAGGTGAtaatttggtttttttattgggGAAATCCGTCATATTTGTCCCTTTTAATTACtgtctttctttttactttttacttttatttttcaagtGAGTTAAACAATTAACATCATGAGCAAAAGAATCCTTAataaattaagaaaagtTTGATATGTTTAAATGCAAATTGATTTGAtgtgcttttttttttttttctttttctttttttctttttctttttttctttttctttttttctttttccttttttctttttctttttttctttttccttttttctgttAAAAGCTTTATAATGTATCGTGTTAAATGATCTGAAGTTTTTGCTAATAATGACCATCGGTAATTCTGTTAGGGCATACACCCATTGTATGAAATACAAACTCGTTGCAAGACCATTCTGCTAGCGACATAATAAGATGCAtacaaataataccaaaaacacaattacaataataaataacatcTATATGAGACCAGGCGCATTCCACGATACGATTATTATAGAGATTGTCAAACACAACAACGTGTACTAAGCAGGAATCCTAATGATAGTAATACAAGTATATTACCAATCAAGAGAAATGTTGCAATAAAACAAGCTTTAAGTGAACAACCATTAAATCAGTATTAATCCTagaacaataataaagacTGCAAATACAAGAGACTTGGTAAAGTAAAGCCAATTATAAGTTGCCgataacaaagaaaaacatAGTTGGTAATATAATTCGTGAATAAGCAGTTGAAACAatttcaagaaaaaaaaaaaaacagtatATTTGTGACAATAAGAGGTTAAGTTTGGTTATAGAGGAAACAAGAAaggtatatataaaaagattGATTTCCAACCTTTCACAAGGCATTATTTTGTCAAGTGATTCATTATCCATATATAACTATTAGCTTAGATCATATAAAAGGGgggataataataaggaaaactaataaaaaaacagactaattcaatatatatcaaGATTAAACAACcccaaaaaaacaaaccaCTGCATAAATTCTTTTCATAATAAATCACCTAATACGAAGATCCGAGTATAACTTCGGGTAACAACCCAGGCAACAAACCGTTCCAACATTCATTACAATTTTAAAcgtttttctaaaaaaaaaaaaaaaaaaaaaaaatcaaaaaaaatcaaaagggagaaaaaaatcaaaaaaaaaaaaaaaaaaaaaaaagtaaaaataaacaaaatggatattaataatgatgtCAATGAAATTTGGGATGATGCTAACCACAACAATGACCAgtcttttgaaaaaaatccaGATCTAATAAATCTTCAAGAAAAGCACAGAAAAAGAGGATATTTAGACGGCATAGTTTCTgctaaagaagaaaaattacaagACGGATTTGATTCAGCTTATCCTGTAGGTGCTGCTTTGGGTAAAGAAGTTGGTGAAATTATAGGCACTTTACAATTCTTAACTAATTTATATGGTGAAAAAGATCCTAATCTTCAATCAGATTTCAAACTGTGTATTAAGGAATGTTATATTGGCAAAATACTTTCTAACGCAAACTTTAATCATGAATATGAgctacaaaataaaataattatagaTAAATGGCAAAAAGTGGGTAAGGATTACttggaaaaatatataaataaataaagtataatataatcattcttattttttttttcttttttttttttcttttttttttttcctccccaagaaagaaaaaaaaaaaacataaaagaaataatttctACCAGAATGAACACCAGCCAATATAATGCTGACATAAGTTTTCTACATTCGTTGCTTGTTGAATCAACTTATCCACTTGATCTTCGACACTTAATTCTTTAAATCTTTTGAAATCATTTCCTgttaatttgttattaattctATTCAAAACCAAAGTGGCTCTTGCATTACGAACCTGAATTCTTTGTTCAATTTCCATACGAGCAGCCTCTTCCGTAGTGATTTGACCATTTCTTAACATTTCACTAGGGTTTGTTAAAGTCAATTGAATGCCTGTTTGCTCCGTGATGGTTTCCGTTGGTAGGTCAAACCCCCAATTAATTAACGGATCATACGCAAAGGCTTCTAAGATAGCCATCAAAGATTCCTTATTATCTCTTAAAACCCTCATGACATTTTCACATGTAATACGGAAACTGCCTTCAATTCCACTAACTTCCATTGCATAGGTTAACATTCTGGTTAATCTAAATGGTACCTTTTCTGGATATTTCTCTCTTAATATAGCTGCTTCAAAACAATCACCAAAATCAATATGGATAACTTTACCAGTGACACGATCCAACATTAAATTACTTGGGTGGCGATCACCCAAACCCAAAATGTAACCCACCATGGACATTACTGCTAACGAACGTGTATAGGTCGTACGACGTTCTAGCCAGGATTCTGAAGATCTACTTTTTAACCATAATACCCTATATAAATCCTGTCCTTTAGTATTATCTAACGCATAGGTAAATACCTCCACCTTTTCTAATAGAGTTAATGTGTCATAATCTGGAGACATTTGCAACATTGTCATGTGTTCCAAACTTAGTTGGATATTGTGAGCGGCTCTATATTCCTTGATCAAAACATGGAATGTATCACTATTTGGAACCCAACCTAGCAAACCAGACTTGGGTGATAATGGGATAGCTGGATACCTTTGAATATCTAAATGTCTTTGGAAACATTCAGAATCATTATGCAATAGAGTGTTTACTAAACCAAATAATTGCATAACTAGATTATCTTGTCTAATATCTTCATGTCCCTTTAGTACATATTGATAGTCTCTCCCATCACTACCTTTTATTGACAAGCGGCGAGGCCTTTGCTTTGATGAAATTACCGAAAAAACAGGCTCGAAATATGAAATTCTAATAACAGTTTTGCCCGCATGGTAAGTACCAGGAAGCGCCAATTCTAGATCATGCGCTTCTAACAACCGAGGAGACACATGCTGCAATTCTAAAGTTTGGAGTTGTGGCAATTGTCTACTAATACGTCTGAAAACGTTGTAGTAGATATCCCAAGCCTGATTTAAATTACTAATGTCCTTGGTTTGTTTAAAATTCATTATCCATTCATACGCATCATCTAGATCTCTACCAAAGGAATTTTGAAATGCAATCTCTTTCAAAGTTTCAGGTCCTCTTCTCAACATTTCATGCAATGGTTCTAATGTTTCAAACATTTTTTCTGTGTTATGCTCGCCAAAAAATTGTCTACTAGCATCCTCCAAACCTTCATACCATAGTTCATGCCATAAAACAGCCACCCTAATTAATTCATGACTTACTAACTCCGCTTGGTCCACCAATACTGAACTATGTATTCTCATTTTCTCAATGATACTTAACGCAGCTCTTTGTCTAGAAACAGATTCTGATTTAATAGCAACT
This window harbors:
- the EAP1 gene encoding Eap1p (similar to Saccharomyces cerevisiae YKL204W | EAP1 | EIF4E-Associated Protein); its protein translation is MRAPELSDPSIMPTTTATSNANEDNIVAFLNSIKQKNQLNFTTTSLSKEHDFLTNDYKPKDCKNKEYIYSINELLNLRNNVSEKGLLACKSKLPIKSFWRLKLRPNNDVLYSNNGYNNNSNKHFRYNPTHGSINNNIKQKNQRRRKSHSKYNNNSNGNNNNNNNNISGGSNNSTGGNNNTNDFMGDFMGDSELFQIEQEIQTSGNSIADFEKWKAKMKELDRKKKGLPVLKNEESSGSHNNIKITEHEEESDKVSEYKSTGSISDFFNLKNESSSNFEELEPTRQQGQQLHHNKSASRFSSLFNASKNTDTLDITPHEDTVLSSLGKDTSTNTSTIVTNNTSPALRASSRMLSFFDNTESTKTNNKEPEENAGKPSQQQNNFFFQSLLNKGKHQNEEDTCSVNDKSEDLGSKTPLFSHVEGSEPDVHINNNSKDINNYGNITDRSKNNVNKNNKNGKKSSSDYNTKDTNNKVALNSQTAESNEVLPPPGIFNGPSADNLLKRNIGPNNNNNNNNNAIGNNLPLPPPGFMGFGPNFFPPGATLPPYIMNPTVPQQQMGTVPQLSLPQPQQQQPQPQHYHHQMPYQMSLLPMQQLPPGQFPPNFMPMQFTPNNKMSGIPPPMGFQNFPPSYIRQEQQEQQEQQEQQHQQHQQQFMRTSKVPPNKK
- the RFC2 gene encoding replication factor C subunit 2 (similar to Saccharomyces cerevisiae YJR068W | RFC2 | Replication Factor C), giving the protein MTDFPNKKTKLSPSTTLGIQDNSNKPWVEKYRPSNLDEVTAQEHAIAVLKTSLKSANLPHMLFYGPPGTGKTSTILALTKELFGPKLIKSRVLELNASDERGISIVREKVKNFASLTVSKPTNDDLAKYACPPYKIIILDEADSMTSDAQSALRRTMETYSSVTRFCLICNYVTRIIDPLASRCTKFRFKPLNETNALDRLTYISTKELLHFENDDMNGICFQILKICDGDLRKAITLLQSSSKMTSNGTGEITSAQINELAGVIPDNYLEKLIESISSKNVQYIITFVNDFIRQGWSVSAVVSQLYDYYTKAEESDNLQSKVDWLLFDTDSKLTNGTNEHIQLLNLSLQLSQLY
- the YAE1 gene encoding Yae1p (similar to Saccharomyces cerevisiae YJR067C | YAE1 | protein that forms a complex with Lto1p and Rli1p), translating into MDINNDVNEIWDDANHNNDQSFEKNPDLINLQEKHRKRGYLDGIVSAKEEKLQDGFDSAYPVGAALGKEVGEIIGTLQFLTNLYGEKDPNLQSDFKLCIKECYIGKILSNANFNHEYELQNKIIIDKWQKVGKDYLEKYINK